CCTAACTTGCCATGGCTTGAACAACATTTACTGGGCAAATTGTGGGCCTCAATCTTGTGATTGACTATGTTACAGCTTCCCTGGTCACAATGCTTCATTTCACGTGTACCTTTTGACTCTCTGCATTTGTTGCTCCCAcatgaatttgaagatgcatcTGAATTGGAAGGGTTAGATTGACATCTAGAGGCACAGCTACGGGAGGAACATTTTTGGGGCTCACATGCCTTTTGGACCTTTTTGTCTATACTAGCATGTTCATGGTTATGAGATGTATGGCAATGACTGGTTTTACATCCTTGCTTGTCTTTATGTGATGCAGCTGAAGATTTGCAACATTTTCCAGCATGCTTGTGTGTTCCGTGTAAAAGGAGCATGCTATTGAAGATCACCAACAAGCATGTGCCAACATCGGCAAGAACAGCTGCCCATACAAGTGGATGACCAGCAAATGCCAGTGCAAGAATAGCCGCCTTAGTAATGATTGACAAAATTACGTTCTGAATCACTTTCCTATGAGCTTTTCTCGCGAGTCGGATTGCTTTTGGTATCTTTCTAATGTCATTTGACATGAGAATTACATGACCTGTCTCTGTTGCAAGTGCTGAACCTGAAATGCCCATTGAGATGCCAATATCAGCTGTAGCAAGTGCAGGTGCATCATTGATGCCGTCTCCAATCATCGCTGTTGGCCCCTCTTTCTTAAACTCTTCAACTATTCTTGCCTTGTCTTGGGGAAGAAGGTCTGCATGGATCACATCTAGACGATTCCCCAGCTGCAAGTTTCTTCCATGTTATTCTCTACTAACAAATGAAGGCAAAAAGTACAAGACATGAGTTGTTGATTGGAAGTGCACCTGTTCTTGTACATTTATGGCGGCTGCTTGATTGTCTCCTGTAAGCATAGCAGTCTTGATCCCCATTGACTTGAGCTCATTTACTGCTTCTGCAGCCCCAGTTCGGCAAGCATCCGAAAGACTGAAGATTCCAGCAGGGGTTGCTCCACAAAATACATATCCAATGGTCTTTCCTTCCATCATATTACCTTCTACATTCGGAGCTGTATACATAACAATACTCGAATTAGAATATGAACTCAGAATTATAAAATTGATTATTGATCAATAATACTATGAACAGAGGTGGGTGTCCACTGATTAAATAAGGTGAAGCAACAGCTTTCACCTGTTCCATGGGCTCTCACTGATACTTTTCTGCTCCCAATGTAAATATCTCTTCCATCAATTCTCCCATAAATACCTTCGCCAGGGAAATTTTGATAATCTTCCACAGTTTCAGGCTTTGGTTCAATTGAATGTGATTTTCCATATTCTATGAATGCAGCTGCCATTGGATGACTTGACTTACTCTCTATGCTTGAAACCCTTCAAAAATAATGTAACAAGATGATTGAAAATCTTAACTGAACCACTTTTATTACATGTTGCTGTATGTCTTAATCTTAAATTCACTACATTATTCATAGAAAATGTCTCAAAGCCCGTACCAGTAAAGCAATGAATTGAAACTTATATCTTGGCAGAGAGATTGAAAATTGGTCACAACAAATTCACCCCTGGTAAGTGTACCAGTTTTATCAAAAGCTGTGATCTTGATGTTGGAAAGAATTTCGAGATAGTCACCCCCTTTAACCAAAAGCCCCGATGTTGCAGCTTTTGTAAGTGCACAAAAGCTGGCAACAGGAGTGGAAAGTATAAGCGCACATGGACATGCACTCACCAACACGACCAGTGCCAAGTGAAACCAGTGGCGAAGGTTATGCACTCTAAATGCAGCTGGAATCACAGCGATGGCGACTGATACAACTATAATTGCTGCAAATAAGTTGAGTAGTATTATTATGTTTGCATTTTAGAAAGATggtaattgataaaaaaaaaaaaaactaacctgGGGTGTAGAACTGGGCACATTTGTCTATGAATCTTTGGGTGGTGGATTTGCTATTCTGAGCTTCTTCCACCAGCTTTGCCATTTTAGCTACTACACAGTCTTCTGCCACAGCAGTAGTTTTAACACTAATGTAACCTACATTATCATTATCTATAGAAATTAGAAGCAGCCATTGAGCACCAAAAGAAGCATCAAGTGATGGAATGTAGGTACCGTTTAAATTAATGGTGCCAGCCCAGACAGTTGAGTCCTTTTGTTTGGAAACAGGAAGCGATTCACCGGTGAGGGTTTTCTCATCCACTTCACAATTTCCATCAACAACGATTCCATCAATGGGTATAACTTCACCCGCCTTAACAGCCAGGACAGTGTTCAATTTGACTTCATCCACATCCACTTCTTCTCCACTCTCGGCAATGACCGCTTTTTGAGGACTCATACTCATCAATGACGACATAACAGCAGTTGCCTGAGACACCAGGCAATGCATGGTGTGAGATATGAGGTTGGAATTTGTGTAAGATGATAGGTACATTCACAGTGGTGAGAGAGGCAAACCTTATGGCTTGCTCTTGACTCAAGCCATTCCGCAACGGTGAAGAGGAAGACTATGGTGGCAGCTTCAGTGTAGTCTTTCATTGCAATGCTCCCTATCACTGACAAAACAAATAACAGTTACTGTTTAAGACCAAGTTATTACACATAATTCTTTGTTATAAACCCAActtgttcatatttttttaaaatgagtttCTACTTATGTTCCTTAAAGAATACTGTTAAAATGTTTACTGAATGTTTCATGTAGTATAATTTTGGACTCATACTTGTAACAACGGGCCAAGTCTGACTTcaaacttaaattattattattattattatttaaaatgaattaatcaaatatcaatttaaaatatatttttaataattaaaaataaataaaatttcacatttttaatgtttatttatagtaaatatatatatagtagtaaTTCGAATAAAAGTGACCAACTCATAAAcgtattatatttaaaatttcacatGGTATTAAGTGATTGTTAATGATTCAATTCAAGTAATGAATGAATTAAATTGGAAATTTCCTTAATGATGCTGAAACATCTATTTTAGAATGAAGGCTACTTCCCAATTAACAATCAACAAAGTAGCCTAAAGTTGAAAGAAGCGTTATGCCAAAGTAAGATAAAGATTACATTAAAGGGAAAAAGGGCGAAAGATTAACAACTAATGGCAATGGAATATCTCAAGGGACTCAAATTctacagtttttttttttcatagaaAGAAACTAAAATCTCTAGTAAATCTCTTCCTTGAAGAACTGGCAATTCATTATATGTAAATGGAATACTTAGACTATGCCTATGACGGTGGCTCTGAAAATTGTTGTCTTCTTTTCTAAAGAAAATATATCTTTATATATTTTCGTATAGCAGTGGATataaagtttctttctttcttcccttttttgataaattaattgTCAAATTAAAAACACAACTAAAAAGGATAGAAAATAAAGGGTTTGACGTCAAAATTTAAACAACCTTATTAACcaaataacttaaaattcaacCCTCTAACTTAcacttcaaattttaattaaaaaatcaaaattcgaaTTACTTTCAGAGGCAGATTTAGGGGTTGGCAGTACCCCGGccccttaaaatataaaattactatttagatcattaaattttttttaaaattttaaattagtaaaagtaaaattacacttcgatcctttaaaattataaaaattcgatttaacatttaaaatgataaagatatagactataaaaaattaaatttttatttaacccCTAAAAATTTGTTCTAGCTTCGCTCCTGATTATTCTCAAACTATAAGTGcacttgatatatatatttgaattttcgaTTTCCACCTTAAAGACAAATTTTCATGGGAAACAAATTAAACAACTTTTGGGCACGTGCATATCAATTCATATAATATGAATGGGTTACAAAAAAAGGCAAGTCAAAAGAAGGGGGCAACATTAGCTTTACTTGAAAGGAAGGGTTGCATTTGGACTCCACCTCAAAAAGTGCCTTATCTCATGTTATGCAGTATTACAAGAATGAAGCAAAGCCACCACTAAGTTTTATGATTTTGTTGCATGCAATACTATTATACATATTTGATTTTCCTATAAACGTTTGAGATTTTTCTCTATATTACAACTGGAAACAATTAAAAGAATTGAGTTAAAGAGGAAGAAGATGTTTGTTTTGATGGGTAATATACTGGTAGGAGCTTCTTAAAAAGATGAGAATAAAAAGGGTTGGTGTGTATAAGAGGAAATGGCATAATAAAATTTTGGGTCAATAAAAAGTTGCCAACTAGCCTAAGATGCCACGTCAAATCTCGTGTAATTTCATGTGTGCGAATCAgtttattttcaacttttaaataaaattccCATAcagtatattttattctttatttttctaaacATTTCTCTTTAGTTGATGCGGCAATAACACTGAGAAGGCAAATGGCCTATCATCTGCTTGCTTCCCCATGTACTGTTGATTCGATAacttaaatcattttcttttaccAGTGTTTTGTCATTAGAGTTATCCTAAATCcaaatttgagatttttattCTCTATAAGATTTACTTGCATATGGAATCAATATGTAACTAACCCTCAAAATTATAATTTGTGTTTgtctcttttattaaaaaaataaattaattctctatattaaataattaattaattaattttttattaaaatttcattcatattaaaATCTGAATAATTAAATAGTTACACATAATGTATTATGTATAACTCATGTTGacgtacaaaaattaatttttaaccataaaaataaatgaaatttttaacaaaaaaattaattaacatgtaaatattaattaatttattttaataaaagcaaaagaaaaaaaaatacaacctatccaaataaataaataaatcatacacgTGTCCTATCCTGCATATGCCCAAATAATTAATGACCCATCGAAGAAAAATAGACATTATGATTTGTATGATAAAAGAAGATGGCATCAAACTACAATAAGCAAATAAGGAATGACCCTTTACGCCATCTGTGGTTTTATCTCTCGGCCGGTTTCTGGCCTGTTGTTTGTCTATATTTCAAAGAGAAAGTAGTTGTATTTTTTtggttaaagaaaaagaaataatacctGCTATTAGCATGAGAATGTTGATATCCAGCCTGAAATTGGTGATAGCAGCATAACCCTTCAAAAGAATGGGGCAGATACCAATAACCACCGCTCCCACCGTCACCCATTGTAAAGGACGGTAGACATACTTGAAAAACGAAATCAAAAGTAGCAACCCACAAGCCATTGCAAAAGGACTTGGCCATTTCTTTTGGTACTTTATCTCCCCATGTGCTCTCACATTTGCTTCCAGTCTTGCTTGATTTAGAGCCTTTACTGATACAAAAAAATAACACCTAATTTCGTAACAAATTCTAAAAAAGAAACGCTTAGTGTGGTCCTCTTAGCATTCCATACTGGGGGCACTCAACTCGCTACAATATATTTCTAGACTCAACCTAACATACTCCTTTTTCCATTAAAAAAGGGTGGCCGATTATTACTTTTCAGAAATCAACTTGGTAAATATATTGTAATAAGAATACTTGTTGAGGGTTTACCAATTTGAAGCTGAGACACAAGGAGATTGTCGTGAACAACAATGACAGTTCTTGTAGGAACAATCACAGATACTTGTTTCACTCCTTCAAGGGGTTTCAATATATTTTCTATCAGCGGAACCTCAGAGGAACAACATAGTCCCAACACGTCGAAGTAACTCTTCTGCAGTTTTTTCTTATTTGCAGCCATTTTTTATTCCTTCAAACCAAACagcgaaaattaaaattaagagttTGGGAATGGGTATTAGAAACAGAAAAGTGGATGGATAGAAATGGTTAAGAGGTAGGAAGGTTTAAGTAGAGGCGGAGGAGGGGAAACTGCTCATTGAGAAGACACAATTCAGTAAAAAGGAGAGTTTGTGGAAGGGAATAAATAGAGAAAAAGAAGTGTGTTTGATTTGGGATGTTGGGGTGGGGAATATAATGGGCTCATATCTCTAGTAGGACGAAGCCATGGAGAATGAAGGTTTTGCAATGCAATGGAATCCACATCTGAATCCACCTTTTTTTATACGATttatatttcctttattaataaAGTTACTGTCTCTCCCTTACTTTGAACCTCAGTTGGTATATCAAACAACAATATATTATTCGGCTTGCAAATTAACTTTGTCCAGCAACACATGTAGGTTGTTTGTGTTCAGGAAAATATTTTAGATTAGCTGATAATTATCTTAGATttgcattatttttatttattattagatTACTTTTTCTAGTTTTTTAAGTGAATATATGTGGACCGTTACACGTCAATATCATTAAAATCTCatagttcaatcaattttttttatataaaagaaaataatttaattaatttttaaaattgagagctaaattaataagaaaatttaaaaagtgacaaaaatgtaaatattaaaagttaaatttattattatatctaaacttatcaaataatatttatgaaaaattttatttcacTACATTTAAGatggtttaagttttttttttttttgaaaaattttaaatttcatgacATCATTGGATaagatttattaaaaatataattggaTAAGAAATAATTACATGAAATTCTGatttaaatatgaattaatatttttttcaaataattaatacattaatattttattgtttttgagATAATTTTAACTTATGAATATCAACAATCTGTATTAATATGTACTAAATTTTGTCACGCTACTCATAATGTGTGTGAAAGAAAATATCTTACGTAATGGATTTGTAATTTGATGTATTATTATTGAACACATATTCGATCCTTGAATTTGtaactcttttatttaaaatGGTATAcaaatatgaaaagataaaagttccatcattataatattaattataaattaaaatgaaggtatatttctataaattttaagtTGGCGACCTAATTAAGGGTGATAtcaacttaataaaatatttaaataacaatataGATAATTATCAATTGATAATCatgatatttcaaaatatttatggTAAAAACTATTTGCAAGTAGATATtattatatatcaaataataataataaaagtatcaAACAtcgaatatatataatttatataaaaacatgaGTTTGGagaaacttaattttaaaaaaataattataatttaatttaaaattattagttaaagtttGTGCTAATTTTGAAATGGAGCTATTACCCGAATAGAAtcctaaacataaaatatataaaaattgtgataattatatTAATGCAAAATAGAGTATTATTTGAATAGAATTTTAATAATCTTAATTAATACTAGAGTTATATGccgactaaaattaaaatttaccttTATAAATAACATTCAATAGTTAGACATATTcaatcaatcaagtaacatataagaaaaaaataccAATAAAAATAGAGAATTAAATCAATATTAGTTCTTTGAAGAGCAATGTTGAATTATATTCGAATGACAATGACACCGGAGAGTGATCCAAGATTATGTTTGGTAGATGATGAGGTAATATAgtattatgatattattttttttttaaatctataagtttatattgtgtGAAGTAAACACtcttaaaatatgtttttttattatctatataTTGTTTGGTGCATGTGAAAATTGTTTTGTAGgtttattttgaaaagaaaatcaaatttcaataattatttttaatcactattattaaatgtgtttattaatttaatttaaatatctttcatatttttcatgACCTATTATTGTAATTGttgtatgtttaatttttttcttttcaagttataatatttaaaaattaagagaaattatCATCATCAAGAtgatgatatataataaaatttaaaaattaaacatgtaaaattacATATAATGCATGTAGTAATAAAAACCGAAAATATCAAATGATCATATGacttaatatttctttttcaaaaatcattacATTATAATATTCCGCTTTTTGGTAAATATCATTAAACAGGTTTTGGTATTTACATTTGAATGGTCTGACTTGATGGTTTGCTTATTGCgcatagacatatatatatatatgtactacGTTGAAACCAAAATAAGTAGAATTTAGCTTgttcctaaaataaaattttagttttcccAAGCCACAGATGATTGGGCTACCAAACATTTTTGCCATCTGGGCTGTTAAcaagattttttattattagaaacTAGCATTTTTTCACAGAACATAAGGTTGTCTTTTTCTGGTATAGTTTGTCACTGGGTTCATTGCCTACGTCAAGAGTCAAGACTCGAAATAAGGGGTAATGATTTTTGAAGGGTCGATTATGATGGGATTTGGCAATGATGTTGAAGTAGTTCCAGCCATTTTTGCTTGCTTTTGAGAGCTCAAGAGAATCAAAATGAAATTGAGATAATTAATAAATGTTAGaggttaaattttttagaataatgatcaaattgatataatgtgtaaataataatatttaaatatgttattattttaattttaaaattatcacaTCATCTCTTATCacaaatttaattgaattttttgaacttaattaaacaccctaagtataatttacccttaaaaagtAGTATGGAACGATTGGAAACGCTAAAATTCAACGTCTTATCTTcgtattttagaatattttttaaaaataattttttatgacaAAAGTTATAAGAATATTTTTCAGTAGTAAGTAATGCatctttttaaaaatgaaatagaaGGCATAGCATATTAGCCATcgtttaataatattattttgattgcttcaataaaaaaaattaaataaaaagcgAAAAGTTAAAGGTTATCTTTCATTATGTCTcacttaaaaagaaaattatccTTGAGAAAGAATATTTTAAGATATCGTACTTTTGGGTGGCATTTATGTTTCTGTTAGCATTTATTACAAAAGATTTCAGATTGTATCTTTAGTCAGAATGCACAATTTGTTTAACTGTCTAATTACAACCCATATTTtctaagaataagaataagaataaaggAGCAAATATTCTCAAACCATACTCTTACTTCTGATTTACAATATGAATGCATAACTTCCTATTTTTTCCGTCGTGCATGATAAATTAGAGTGGACATGCCATTTAGCATTTATACTAATAGATAGGTTCTTAATTTTCAATTTGGGTGGGCGGCACAAAAGTCAACCCCTTAATTTTCATATACCCCAGTTTGAGCTCTATGCCAATACCAATCACATTATTTAATTAAGTCTACTTATCTAATTTGGATTTTCTTTTGTCAtccaactataaaaaaattacaaattaaccacTTAACTATTTAATTGTCTTTTTaggtaacaaaaaaaaagaagataaaattagatgacaattttgtaacttttcataattgtgTGACACTATAAATCATATTTAAGTGACTATTAATGTAGCTTACCCTTTAATTTATCATAGCCAACCATTGGATAAAGTATTATATCACCTATGTACAGAGGCGGATTGAGGGGccccaaaatgaaattttttgtcattttggtcctttaaatttttaaaaattttaaattaataaaggtaaaattttattttgttccctctaaaaatgataaaatattaatttaattttttaaaaattataaaaatatagacaatttaatttcaacttccctattttttttaacttcgccctgttttaaattatattttactctttttattaaaaaaataaaaatagtagtaAGCAAAATGGCCCCTCGATTAAGATTCGGATACATTATTGTCACAATGCGCTGATGATTGCGGGCAGGGCATAAGTTGGTGGGTctatagtttaattttaaaatgaagaaaaacctGTATTTTGAGGGGTCTCCAAACAAGTTGAAAATAGGATGTCCAATCTTATGAGGAAGTAATGCGTGGTTGATATAGGAAATTGAGaagataaataatgaaaaaggaaTTTAGATATAATGGTGGTAGGGTTTGGTTTGGTAAAAAAAAGGAAGTAGAGAAGATGAGAAAGGATATCGGAGAGATGCTAAATGCTAATGTTATGTTTTATCATTTAATTGTGTATGGTGTGCATATCTTTAATATAGATTGTGTGTATGAATGAAATAGGTTAGAGCGGAGTGGTAACTGAATGGTATTGAATGCCTTTTTATATAAATCatatttctaagtttttttttttttgtattaatagGCTCATAAACCATTTCCTGTAATTTCTTGGTTATAAATTAATAATGTTGTAGGGCTGTCATATTAATTTTGCACTATAAATTATAACTTGATGATAAGCGAATGGCAATAATTGCATATGCATCTTCTTTTAACTCtacaattataaaataaacaaaaggggCATATTGCGCTCTGCATCATCAACTAAATTACTTGAGGATGCCCACTCATTTTGTAATGTCCTTGTCATATCGTTTCTGCCCAGTATTATTCCACCACCTCAAGatataataattatatgtaaACCATGTTTCAAGTCTTGGGACAAGCTAACTTATATTTGTTCCCTCACCTGTTGGCTTTTATGCTACATAAACTGCAATTCTTAGTACACCATTGCAAATCAACatgtttccttttttgttttttttaatcctTTTATAGTAAGTTCCGCACGATTGGAAAAGCTTccatttatatcatatcatattgcACTTCAAAAACCTTAATTCATTTCGTccttaaataatatatacatgccaaCACAATCTAACAaggatatttgaaattttatggttgtattttaattcaaataaaaagagaaaaaaaaagtgtgcATTGAAAATGAAAGAATTTTTTGGTTCAACAACATCATCATGGTAATGTGTTCAATgggaaataagatgatataaaaacaaaaaaaggatgGTGGCCACTGAGATATCATTAAATCCCAAAAAACCATGATATGAGAGTAGAGGAGAAATCATCAAAGTCATCCCCATTTCCTAATCATTGAGTTGTAAATCAATTATCGCCATGCAATAAGCAGAAGGATTGTATATATCTGGTACAATAATCTACACCTACACCTACTAGTGGGTTGCCCACTCCTTCCTTTCTTAATGGCCTAAGCTTGCTTTAAATATCAATCATGTTGGAATAAGTTGGTCCACATGATCAATTTTGTGAAGCTAAAATTAAGTACTGTTTTGTTTTAGTAATAA
The sequence above is drawn from the Gossypium hirsutum isolate 1008001.06 chromosome A05, Gossypium_hirsutum_v2.1, whole genome shotgun sequence genome and encodes:
- the LOC107907360 gene encoding putative inactive cadmium/zinc-transporting ATPase HMA3; amino-acid sequence: MAANKKKLQKSYFDVLGLCCSSEVPLIENILKPLEGVKQVSVIVPTRTVIVVHDNLLVSQLQIVKALNQARLEANVRAHGEIKYQKKWPSPFAMACGLLLLISFFKYVYRPLQWVTVGAVVIGICPILLKGYAAITNFRLDINILMLIAVIGSIAMKDYTEAATIVFLFTVAEWLESRASHKATAVMSSLMSMSPQKAVIAESGEEVDVDEVKLNTVLAVKAGEVIPIDGIVVDGNCEVDEKTLTGESLPVSKQKDSTVWAGTINLNGYISVKTTAVAEDCVVAKMAKLVEEAQNSKSTTQRFIDKCAQFYTPAIIVVSVAIAVIPAAFRVHNLRHWFHLALVVLVSACPCALILSTPVASFCALTKAATSGLLVKGGDYLEILSNIKITAFDKTGTLTRGEFVVTNFQSLCQDISFNSLLYWVSSIESKSSHPMAAAFIEYGKSHSIEPKPETVEDYQNFPGEGIYGRIDGRDIYIGSRKVSVRAHGTAPNVEGNMMEGKTIGYVFCGATPAGIFSLSDACRTGAAEAVNELKSMGIKTAMLTGDNQAAAINVQEQLGNRLDVIHADLLPQDKARIVEEFKKEGPTAMIGDGINDAPALATADIGISMGISGSALATETGHVILMSNDIRKIPKAIRLARKAHRKVIQNVILSIITKAAILALAFAGHPLVWAAVLADVGTCLLVIFNSMLLLHGTHKHAGKCCKSSAASHKDKQGCKTSHCHTSHNHEHASIDKKVQKACEPQKCSSRSCASRCQSNPSNSDASSNSCGSNKCRESKGTREMKHCDQGSCNIVNHKIEAHNLPSKCCSSHGKLGEKHCHHSSNQQGTKADHCHSTCGGNHTDRQTLGTFVEHSCLESPKPEAHPCSNKCFTDYRESPHTAIDIPLYTSHETAQACTSVEKREMGGCCKSYMKECCGKHGHFRSGLTEIIAE